A region of the Lysobacter sp. K5869 genome:
GTGCTCGGACAGATCGTGTCGCAGCATGTGCAGATACAGGCCGCGGCCACACCCGAGCGCCAACAGGCCGGCCATCGCCAGCACGCCCAGGATCGCTCGCGGTGTTCGTGCCCAGGCAGGCAGTCGGTGTGGGAAGGGCATGGTCCGCTCGCTCGATCGGTTCGCGGCGACCGACATGGCGCGCCGCCTCGCCGGCCCGATCCGGACCGGCGCGGGCAGGTTCCTGCATGCGTGTGCGGCCGCCGAGAAGCGAGCGTGAATCCACAACGCGGCGCTCGTCGCCATCCGCCGCGACCGCGGCCACGGTTCGCGATGGTTTTCCAGGAAACTATTGACAAGGCCCAAACGGCCATGTTCTTCTCGACCCCATGACGCAGCGCAGCAACCACCGCCAGACGACTTCGAAGGCCATCGCGGCCTCGAGCGAGTCCGCGCGCGCCGCGCAGCTTCGCAGCACCCTGCTCAAGGCCGCTCCGGCCATCGCAAGCATTATTCTTGCCCTCGTACTTATTACCTCGCTCACCAGCGCGGGATACGGGTTCGTGTAGCAAAACCACACCACCCGAAGGTCGAAAGAACCTGAACCCCGCGCCCAAAAGGCGCGGGGTTTTTCGTTTTACGGCCTCGGGTTCCTGCAACGCCGCACGCGGACGTGCGGAAACGGCGAAGGATTCGCCTCCAAGGAACGCCGTTCGTGAGAAGCAACGCCATCAAGCAAGGCCCGGCCCGAGCCCCCGCGCGCGCGATGCTGCGCGCCACCGGCTTGGACGATGCGGCCATCGCCAGACCGCTGGTCGCCGTCGTCCACACCTGGAGCGACGTCTCGCCGTGCAACATCACCCTGCGCGATCTGGCCCAGCACGTGCGCCGCGGCGTGCACGACGGCGGCGGCACGCCGATCGAGTTCAACACCATCGCCGTCACCGACGGCATCGCCATGGGCAGCGACGGCATGCGCGCCTCGCTGGCCTCGCGCGAAACCATCGCCGATTCGATCGAACTGGCGGTCTCCGGCCATTGCCTGGACGCGATGGTGCTGCTGGTCGGCTGCGACAAGACCATCCCCGCCGCGGCGATGGCCGCCGCGCGCTTGGACATCCCGACCGTGATCCTCTACGGCGGCACGATCATGCCGGGCCATTGCCCGTCGAAGAAAGGCAGCGCGCAGGACAAGCCGCTGACCGTGCAGGACGTGTTCGAAGCGGTCGGCGCGCATTCGGCCGGGCGCATCGACGACGCCGAACTGCACCGCATCGAATCGCACGCCTGCCCCGGCGCCGGCGCCTGCGGCGGCCAGTTCACCGCCAACACCATGGCGATGGTGCTGACCTTCCTGGGCCTGTCGCCGCTGGGCTACAACGACGTTCCGGCGATCCACGACGACAAGCCCGAAACCGCGCGCCTGTGCGGCGAACTGGTGATGCAGCGGCTGCGCGACGGTTCGCCGACGCCGCGCGAGCTGATCACCGCCGCCTCGCTGCGCAACGCCGCGCGCGCGGTCTCGGCCACCGCCGGTTCGACCAACGCCGCGCTGCATCTGCTGGCGATCGCGCACGAAGCCGGGGTCGCGTTCGACCTGGAAGAATTCGAAGCCGCCGCGCACACGCCGGTCATCGCCGACCTGAAACCCGGCGGACGCTACACCGCCGCGGAAATGTTCGAATTCGGCGGCGCGGCGCTGGTGGCGCGCGAGCTGAAGACGGCCGGTCTGATCGAGGATATTCCGACGGTCACCGGCCGTTCCTTTTTTCAGGAGCTGAGCGAAGCCACGCTGGCCGCGCAGCAGGACGTGGTGCGTCCGATCAGCGACCCGATCAAGCCGCGCGGCGGCTACTCGATCATCTACGGCAACCTCGCGCCGGAAGGCTGCATCCTCAAGCTGGCCGGCCACGGCCGCGAACACTTCGAAGGCCCGGCGCGGGTGTTCGATTCGGAAGAAGCCGCGTTCGCCGCGGTGCAAGCGCGGCAGATCAACGCGGGCGACGTGGTGGTGATCCGCTTCGAAGGCCCGACCGGCGGCCCCGGCATGCGCGAAATGCTGGCGGTGACCGCCGCGCTGGTCGGCCAAGGACTGAGCAACGACGTCGCGCTGATCACCGACGGCCGTTTCAGCGGCGCGACCCATGGCTTCATGGTCGGCCACATCTCGCCGGAAGCCGCGCACGGCGGCCCGATCGCGCGGCTGCGCGAGGGCGACCGCATCAGCATCGACGTGACCACCCGCGCGCTCAGCGTCGCCGCCGACCTGGCCGCGCGCGAACCCGCGCGCATCGCCCCGCGCGTGACCACCGGCGTGCTGGCCAAGTACGCGCGCAGCGTCGGTTCCGCCTCGCGCGGCGCCGTCACCGCGCCCGGCCCGCTGCAGGCGCCGAAAAAGATCGAAGCGACCTTGATCGAAAACGCAGTACCCGAACCCGCGTAACCCCGCCTTTTCTCGCTCCTCACTTCTCTCCGCTCACTCCTCCCTACGAGACTCCGCCATGACCAGCACCGCCTCCCGCCCCAAGATCGCCGTCGTCGGCTACGGCAGCCAAGGCCGCGCCCACGCGCTCAACCTGCGCGATTCCGGCTTCGACATCACCGTAGGCCTGCGCCCCGGCGGCCCGACCGAGATCAAGGCCAAGGCCGACGGCTTCACCGTCCAGACTCCGGCCGAAGCGGTCGCCGGCGCCGACCTCGTCGCCGTGCTGACCCCGGACATGGTCCAGCCGCAGCTCTACCGCGAGGTGATCGAGCCGAACATCCGCGAAGGCGCCTGCCTGCTGTTCGCCCACGGCTTCAACGTGCATTACGGCCAGATCGCGCCGCGCGCCGATCTCGACGTGGTGCTGGTCGCGCCGAAGGGCCCGGGCGCGCTGGTGCGCCGCGAATACGAAATCGGCCGCGGCGTGCCCAGCGTCTACGCCGTGCACCAGGACAAGAGCGGCCGCGCCGAGGAATTCGCCCTGACCTACTGCGGCGGCATCGGCGGCGCGCGCCAGAACGCGATCAAGACCACGTTCAAGGAAGAGACCGAGACCGATCTGTTCGGCGAACAGGCGGTGCTGTGCGGCGGCGCGACCAAGCTGGTCCAGGCCGGTTGGGAAACCCTGGTGGAAGCCGGCTATCAGCCGGAAGTCGCCTACTACGAGTGCCTGCACGAACTGAAGCTGATCGTCGACCTGTTCTACGAAGGCGGCATCACCCGCATGCACGAGTTCATCAGCGAGACCGCGCAGTACGGCGCGCTGACCCGCGGCACCTACGTCGTCGACGACAACACCCGCGCGCAGATGCGCAAGGTGCTGGCGGAAATCCAGGACGGCACCTTCGCCAAGCAGTGGATCGCCGAGTACGCCTCGGGCAACGCCAACTACAAGGCGCTCAAGCGCGGCGATCTGGAACACCCGATCGAAGCGGTCGGCAAGAAGCTGCGCGCGAACATGAAGTGGCTGGACAACGCTCCCAAGACCGCGGCCGCCGCCGCGCCCGCCGCGAGCCGCGGCGAACGACAGGAAGAGGCCGCCTGATGAACGGTGCCCGCTGGCTGGCGCAAGCGCTGGCCGCAGAAGGCGTGGACACGCTGTTCGGTTATCCGGGCGGCACGATCATGCCTTTCTACGACGCCCTGCACGGCTCGGACCTGAAGCACATTCTGGTCCGCCACGAGCAAGGCGCGGCTTTCGCGGCGAACGGCTACGCCCGTGCCAGCGGGCGAGTCGGCGTTTGCGTAGCCACGTCCGGCCCCGGCGCCTCCAATCTGGTCACCGGCATCGCCGACGCGATGCTGGACTCGGTGCCGATGGTCTGCATCACCGGGCAAGTGGCGACCTCGCTGATGGGCACCGACGCGTTCCAGGAACTGGACGTGTTCGGCATGACCTTGCCGATCGTCAAGCACAGCTTCCTGGCGCGCAGCGTCGACGACCTGCCGCGCATGGTCGGCGAAGCGTTCCGGCTGGCGCGTTCGGGCCGTCCGGGGCCGGTGTTGATCGATCTGCCCAAGGACGTGCAGAACGCCGACGCTTCGCATCTGGCCGCGCACGCGCCGCTGCCGGTGGAAGCGGCGCCGGCCGCGCCGGACGCGTCGTACCACGAAGCCGCCGCGCTGATCGCGCATGCGCGCAAGCCGCTGGTCTACGGCGGCGGCGGCATCTCGCTGGGCGATGCGGTGGAGTCGTTCCGCGCCTTCGTCGAAGGCAGCCAGATCCCGGCGGTGCTGACGCTGAAGGGCTTGGGCGCGTTGCCGGCCGATCATGCGCTGAACCTGGGCATGCTCGGCATGCACGGCAACCGCGCGGCCAACGTGTCGGTGCAGGAATGCGATCTGCTGATCGTGGTCGGCGCGCGTTTCGACGACCGCGCCACCGGCAAGCTGGCCGAGTTCGCGCCGCACGCGCGCGTGGTCCACATGGACCTGGACGCCTGCGAGATCGGCAAGCTGCGCCACGCCGACGCCGGCGTGCGCGGCTGCCTGCGCCGCTCGCTGGACGCGCTGACCCCGGCGATCACCGCGCAACTGCAGGGCCGCAACGGCGGCGCCCGCCGCGCGTGGCGCGACACCTGCCTGCAGCGCAAGCGCGAGTGCGCGCCGCGTTACGACGCGCCCGGCGAGACGGTGTACGCGCCGGCGCTGCTGAAGCAACTGTCCGAGCGCGCGCCGCAAGCGGTCGTCGCCTGCGACGTCGGCCAGCATCAGATGTGGGTCGCGCAGCATTGGCGCTTCGACGATCCGCGCAAGCATCTGACCAGCGGCGGTCTGGGCGCGATGGGCTTCGGCGTGCCGGCGGCGCTCGGCGCGCAGTTGGAGAACCCGCAGGCGACCGTCATCTGCGTCAGCGGCGACGGTTCGTTCCTGATGAACGTGCAGGAGCTGGCGACCATCGCGCGTTATCGCCTGCCGGTGAAGATCGTGCTGCTCGACAACCAGGCGCTGGGCATGGTCCGGCAGTGGCAGGAACTGTTCTTCGAGCGCCGCTATTCGGAGATCGACCTGTCCGACAACCCGGACTTCTGCGCCATCGCCGCCGCGTTCGGGATCAAGGCGATGTACGTCGACCGCGCCGATTCGGTCGACGAAGCGCTGACCTACATGCTCGACACCCCCGGCCCCGTGCTGCTGCACGTGGCCATCGACCAGGCCGCCAACGTCTGGCCGCTGGTTCCGCCGAACCACAACAACGCGCAGATGCTCGATCCGGAAGCCACCGACGCCGACGCGATCGCCAG
Encoded here:
- a CDS encoding dihydroxy-acid dehydratase yields the protein MRSNAIKQGPARAPARAMLRATGLDDAAIARPLVAVVHTWSDVSPCNITLRDLAQHVRRGVHDGGGTPIEFNTIAVTDGIAMGSDGMRASLASRETIADSIELAVSGHCLDAMVLLVGCDKTIPAAAMAAARLDIPTVILYGGTIMPGHCPSKKGSAQDKPLTVQDVFEAVGAHSAGRIDDAELHRIESHACPGAGACGGQFTANTMAMVLTFLGLSPLGYNDVPAIHDDKPETARLCGELVMQRLRDGSPTPRELITAASLRNAARAVSATAGSTNAALHLLAIAHEAGVAFDLEEFEAAAHTPVIADLKPGGRYTAAEMFEFGGAALVARELKTAGLIEDIPTVTGRSFFQELSEATLAAQQDVVRPISDPIKPRGGYSIIYGNLAPEGCILKLAGHGREHFEGPARVFDSEEAAFAAVQARQINAGDVVVIRFEGPTGGPGMREMLAVTAALVGQGLSNDVALITDGRFSGATHGFMVGHISPEAAHGGPIARLREGDRISIDVTTRALSVAADLAAREPARIAPRVTTGVLAKYARSVGSASRGAVTAPGPLQAPKKIEATLIENAVPEPA
- the ilvG gene encoding acetolactate synthase 2 catalytic subunit, translating into MNGARWLAQALAAEGVDTLFGYPGGTIMPFYDALHGSDLKHILVRHEQGAAFAANGYARASGRVGVCVATSGPGASNLVTGIADAMLDSVPMVCITGQVATSLMGTDAFQELDVFGMTLPIVKHSFLARSVDDLPRMVGEAFRLARSGRPGPVLIDLPKDVQNADASHLAAHAPLPVEAAPAAPDASYHEAAALIAHARKPLVYGGGGISLGDAVESFRAFVEGSQIPAVLTLKGLGALPADHALNLGMLGMHGNRAANVSVQECDLLIVVGARFDDRATGKLAEFAPHARVVHMDLDACEIGKLRHADAGVRGCLRRSLDALTPAITAQLQGRNGGARRAWRDTCLQRKRECAPRYDAPGETVYAPALLKQLSERAPQAVVACDVGQHQMWVAQHWRFDDPRKHLTSGGLGAMGFGVPAALGAQLENPQATVICVSGDGSFLMNVQELATIARYRLPVKIVLLDNQALGMVRQWQELFFERRYSEIDLSDNPDFCAIAAAFGIKAMYVDRADSVDEALTYMLDTPGPVLLHVAIDQAANVWPLVPPNHNNAQMLDPEATDADAIASLTPAAPQESAHAIPA
- the ilvC gene encoding ketol-acid reductoisomerase is translated as MTSTASRPKIAVVGYGSQGRAHALNLRDSGFDITVGLRPGGPTEIKAKADGFTVQTPAEAVAGADLVAVLTPDMVQPQLYREVIEPNIREGACLLFAHGFNVHYGQIAPRADLDVVLVAPKGPGALVRREYEIGRGVPSVYAVHQDKSGRAEEFALTYCGGIGGARQNAIKTTFKEETETDLFGEQAVLCGGATKLVQAGWETLVEAGYQPEVAYYECLHELKLIVDLFYEGGITRMHEFISETAQYGALTRGTYVVDDNTRAQMRKVLAEIQDGTFAKQWIAEYASGNANYKALKRGDLEHPIEAVGKKLRANMKWLDNAPKTAAAAAPAASRGERQEEAA